A genome region from Chengkuizengella sp. SCS-71B includes the following:
- a CDS encoding phage tail assembly chaperone produces the protein MAQGKKAEEVLRSLLETDLKPEHNIYMKRFNIHFHIQALDGKTINKIREQASYPVKNGEKRLDEEKFGALMIEKACLVPKWTSPELLEAFGPTPADVILKRLLAGEIAKLSTEILHLSGFTDEEEVVDEIKN, from the coding sequence ATGGCACAAGGGAAAAAAGCAGAAGAAGTATTACGTTCATTATTAGAAACCGATTTGAAACCAGAGCACAATATCTATATGAAGAGATTTAACATTCATTTTCACATTCAAGCATTAGATGGGAAAACCATTAATAAAATTCGTGAGCAAGCCTCCTACCCAGTAAAAAATGGAGAAAAGCGCTTAGATGAAGAGAAGTTTGGGGCACTAATGATTGAGAAGGCATGTCTTGTACCAAAATGGACTAGTCCAGAGTTGTTAGAGGCGTTTGGACCGACACCTGCCGATGTTATTCTAAAGCGTTTACTGGCAGGGGAAATTGCTAAATTATCGACAGAGATACTGCACTTATCTGGTTTTACAGATGAAGAAGAAGTGGTAGATGAAATAAAAAACTGA
- a CDS encoding XapX domain-containing protein — translation MKEILLSLLAGILVGMLFKVLKLPAPAPPVLAGIVGIFGVYLGGKLLEWVMKLT, via the coding sequence ATGAAAGAAATACTATTAAGCTTATTAGCAGGAATCTTAGTAGGAATGTTATTTAAGGTGCTTAAACTCCCTGCCCCTGCCCCACCAGTTTTAGCCGGTATTGTAGGTATATTTGGAGTTTATTTAGGTGGAAAGCTTTTAGAGTGGGTAATGAAACTAACTTAA
- a CDS encoding phage tail sheath subtilisin-like domain-containing protein, which produces MARTWNLTSLPTRPGLYINFVEAAAAQIKGGARGIVAMPIMNYDSTSSEKAEEKKVYKIETISEAKEKFGENNIDSIKLALQGGAREVLAYAMPEVPDYEEMRNEFDKHTFNVFVYDGEAEVDDTEMNDTKAWVKNNREEGKHFMAVLGNMVDGTVPPALADGDGDYIVNLVNGVKFGDEEHTSQQYASYIAGLIAGTPINKSITYKQVHVDDVNVRLTNSDVNETLEKGGLVLVHDGEKVKVEQGITSSGQKIRAIRARQAVATDINKTAKDSYIGKLDNSEDGQAALISAIKAYLERLENANVLTEIQVGLDPENPSVGDQVFLVVSYREIDSMERIFININV; this is translated from the coding sequence ATGGCAAGAACATGGAATTTAACATCTTTACCAACTAGACCAGGATTATATATTAACTTTGTTGAGGCAGCAGCAGCACAGATTAAAGGGGGTGCTCGTGGAATTGTGGCAATGCCAATTATGAATTATGATAGCACTTCATCAGAAAAAGCTGAAGAGAAAAAAGTATACAAAATTGAAACGATTAGTGAAGCGAAAGAAAAATTCGGAGAAAACAATATCGATTCTATTAAATTAGCCTTACAAGGTGGAGCAAGGGAAGTTCTAGCATATGCAATGCCTGAGGTTCCAGACTATGAAGAAATGCGCAATGAATTCGATAAGCACACTTTTAATGTCTTTGTCTATGATGGAGAAGCAGAAGTAGATGATACAGAAATGAACGATACAAAGGCTTGGGTGAAAAATAATCGTGAAGAAGGTAAGCACTTCATGGCTGTTTTAGGAAACATGGTCGATGGAACAGTCCCTCCTGCTTTGGCAGATGGTGATGGTGATTATATTGTGAATCTAGTGAATGGGGTTAAATTCGGAGATGAAGAACATACTTCTCAACAATATGCATCATATATAGCAGGTTTGATTGCAGGAACTCCAATTAACAAATCAATTACTTATAAACAAGTTCACGTTGATGATGTGAATGTACGCTTGACGAACTCTGATGTGAATGAAACTCTAGAAAAAGGTGGACTTGTACTTGTACACGATGGAGAGAAAGTTAAAGTAGAACAAGGTATAACGTCATCTGGGCAGAAGATTCGTGCTATACGTGCAAGACAAGCTGTAGCTACAGATATTAATAAAACAGCAAAAGACTCCTATATAGGGAAATTGGATAACAGTGAAGATGGACAAGCAGCCCTAATTTCAGCAATCAAAGCGTACTTAGAGCGTCTTGAGAATGCTAATGTTTTAACAGAAATTCAAGTCGGACTAGATCCAGAGAACCCATCGGTTGGAGATCAAGTTTTCTTAGTTGTTTCTTATCGTGAGATTGATTCCATGGAACGTATCTTCATTAACATTAACGTATAA
- a CDS encoding DNA alkylation repair protein, protein MEPVKNTFNQVFFEKLTDTISKYDSNFSKELFLSKVLTDDWDGYELKERMHHVTECLYETLPKDYESAIGILMKAASKVTFEFGFAPMIFPNFVELYGLDDWDISVKALEEFTKYSSSEFAVRPFIIKDVNRMMEKMEKWAHHDNLHVRRLASEGCRPRLPWAIALPAFKKDPSMIFPILELLKNDPEEYVRRSVANNLNDISKDHPKLVLQIARKWLGISKETDWLVKHALRTLLKAGNTEALLMFGFSDPIYIDITNFQIHNEKVNIGDTLSFSFQLKKNKDTDEKVRIEYAIYFMKANGELTRKVFKISERVLTNRIEEINRNHSFKLITTRKYYPGQHKVSIIINGVEKVLNEFEIYN, encoded by the coding sequence ATGGAACCAGTAAAAAATACATTTAATCAAGTTTTTTTTGAAAAATTAACGGATACGATAAGTAAATATGATTCCAACTTTTCTAAGGAATTGTTTTTATCAAAAGTATTAACAGATGACTGGGATGGATATGAACTAAAGGAAAGAATGCACCATGTAACGGAATGTCTATATGAGACTTTACCAAAAGATTATGAGTCTGCTATTGGAATTTTGATGAAAGCAGCTTCAAAGGTAACATTTGAATTTGGATTTGCCCCTATGATATTTCCTAACTTTGTAGAGTTGTACGGTTTAGATGATTGGGATATTTCTGTCAAAGCATTAGAGGAATTCACCAAGTATTCTTCTTCTGAATTTGCTGTCCGTCCATTTATTATCAAGGATGTTAATAGAATGATGGAAAAGATGGAAAAATGGGCACATCATGACAATCTACATGTTCGTAGACTTGCAAGTGAAGGTTGTCGCCCTCGATTACCTTGGGCTATCGCTTTACCTGCTTTTAAAAAAGACCCTTCTATGATATTTCCGATATTAGAACTGTTAAAAAATGATCCAGAAGAATATGTTAGAAGAAGTGTGGCAAATAACTTAAATGATATTTCTAAAGATCATCCAAAATTGGTTTTACAAATCGCTAGAAAGTGGTTAGGTATATCCAAAGAAACGGATTGGTTAGTAAAACACGCACTACGTACGTTATTAAAAGCTGGGAATACTGAGGCGTTATTAATGTTTGGTTTTAGTGATCCGATATATATTGATATAACCAATTTTCAAATACATAATGAGAAAGTAAATATTGGGGATACACTTTCTTTTTCTTTTCAGCTTAAAAAAAATAAAGATACAGATGAGAAAGTAAGAATTGAATATGCAATTTACTTCATGAAAGCAAATGGAGAATTGACAAGGAAAGTGTTTAAAATATCTGAACGTGTGTTAACTAATAGAATTGAAGAAATAAACCGAAATCATTCTTTTAAACTGATAACAACTCGAAAATATTATCCTGGACAGCATAAAGTATCTATCATCATTAATGGAGTTGAGAAGGTTCTTAATGAATTTGAAATATATAATTAA
- the hemL gene encoding glutamate-1-semialdehyde 2,1-aminomutase: MNRRIDTKSKEAFELAKTHIPGGVNSPVRAFKSVGLTPVYIEKAEGSKVIDIDGNEYIDYIASWGPLILGHAHPEVIEAIKSTAEKGTSFGAPTEIETQMAKLVCERVPSIEIVRMVNSGTEATMSALRLARGYTKRNKILKFEGCYHGHADSLLIKAGSGVATLGLPDSPGVPESVAQNTLTVPYNDLESVKLAFEKFGEDIAGVIVEPIAGNMGVVPPIPGFLEGLREITTQYGSILIFDEVMTGFRVDLNCAQGRFGVTPDLTCLGKVIGGGLPVGAYGGKREIMEQMAPTGPIYQAGTLSGNPLAMVAGYTTLQVLGQPGVYEQLEDKSAKLEAGMLKNAEEVGVECTMNRVGSMVCPFFTSQKVINYQTASSSDLKRFMKYFANMLDLGVSIAPSQFEGMFVSLAHTDDDIETTIEAHREALKGL; the protein is encoded by the coding sequence ATGAATCGAAGAATCGATACGAAGTCAAAAGAAGCTTTTGAATTAGCAAAGACGCATATTCCAGGAGGAGTAAATAGTCCTGTTCGTGCCTTTAAATCTGTAGGATTAACACCAGTTTACATAGAAAAAGCTGAAGGTTCAAAAGTGATAGATATTGATGGTAATGAATACATTGATTATATTGCATCTTGGGGACCTCTAATTTTAGGACATGCTCATCCTGAAGTAATTGAGGCAATAAAATCTACAGCTGAAAAAGGTACAAGCTTTGGTGCGCCAACAGAAATTGAAACTCAAATGGCAAAGCTTGTGTGTGAACGTGTACCCTCCATTGAAATTGTTCGTATGGTTAATTCTGGTACTGAAGCAACAATGAGTGCTTTAAGGTTAGCTAGAGGTTATACAAAACGAAATAAAATTTTAAAGTTTGAAGGCTGTTATCATGGACATGCAGATTCCTTGTTAATTAAAGCCGGTTCTGGTGTAGCAACCTTAGGTTTGCCTGATAGTCCAGGTGTTCCTGAATCTGTAGCACAAAACACTTTAACTGTACCCTATAATGACTTAGAATCAGTCAAGTTAGCATTTGAAAAATTCGGAGAAGATATTGCAGGTGTAATTGTTGAACCGATTGCAGGAAATATGGGAGTAGTTCCACCTATTCCAGGGTTCCTGGAAGGACTTCGTGAAATTACAACTCAATATGGCAGCATCTTGATTTTTGATGAAGTTATGACTGGTTTCCGTGTTGATTTGAATTGCGCACAAGGACGATTTGGAGTTACACCAGATTTGACATGTTTAGGCAAAGTCATTGGTGGTGGTTTGCCAGTGGGTGCCTACGGTGGAAAAAGAGAAATAATGGAGCAGATGGCACCAACCGGTCCAATTTATCAAGCGGGTACATTATCTGGAAATCCCTTAGCTATGGTGGCAGGTTACACTACATTGCAGGTTTTAGGTCAACCTGGAGTTTATGAGCAATTAGAAGATAAATCTGCGAAACTAGAGGCAGGGATGTTGAAAAACGCAGAGGAGGTTGGAGTAGAATGTACGATGAATCGAGTCGGTTCGATGGTTTGTCCATTTTTTACAAGTCAAAAGGTGATCAATTACCAGACAGCAAGTTCCTCTGATTTAAAACGATTTATGAAATATTTTGCCAACATGTTAGACTTAGGTGTTTCCATAGCCCCTTCTCAATTTGAAGGGATGTTTGTTTCGTTAGCACATACCGATGATGATATTGAAACTACGATTGAAGCTCATCGTGAGGCATTAAAGGGATTATGA
- the hemG gene encoding protoporphyrinogen oxidase, which produces MEKTPKRVTIVGGGITGLSTAFYVKKKFAGQGKTVEITIVEKDSRLGGKIQTWLYDDFVIERGPDSFLARKYPIIKISRELGLEDQLTATNPEAKKNYILHKGKFHLMPPGLILGIPTKMTPFMKTGLISVSGKLRAGMDLLLPRRSSSSDETLGGFLSRRLGKQVAENIAEPLLSGIYAGNPNELSLKATFPQFQGIEKKYRSLILGMANSRKQVAANGASAAKLPKIAQNTMFLTFKKGLNTLVDALIEELSDVKVLTEQSVTKITKQSNKTAEKINEYKITLSNGEMIESDVVVLAIPPHFSADLLTDLKQVQQLKKIKYASVANVIIAFDKKDINHDLDGSGFVIPRKEGRFITACTWTSSKWLHTAPKGKILIRCYVGRSGEEAWKQLNDEQIIEKVQQEIEELMGIKATPLFHKVTRLYNSMPQYPLEHLNIISNARKQCAEHYPGIFLTGAGYEGVGIPDCIGQGEKTAEKVLQFKE; this is translated from the coding sequence ATGGAGAAAACTCCTAAGCGGGTCACCATTGTTGGTGGAGGAATAACAGGTCTAAGCACGGCATTTTATGTGAAAAAGAAGTTTGCTGGACAGGGAAAAACTGTAGAAATAACCATCGTTGAAAAGGATAGTAGATTAGGTGGAAAAATTCAAACATGGTTATATGATGATTTTGTGATTGAAAGAGGTCCCGATTCTTTTTTAGCTCGAAAGTATCCAATAATAAAGATTTCGCGAGAATTAGGTTTAGAAGATCAATTAACAGCTACAAACCCAGAAGCAAAGAAAAACTATATTCTTCACAAAGGTAAATTTCACCTTATGCCACCTGGTCTAATATTAGGTATTCCAACAAAAATGACGCCGTTTATGAAAACGGGTCTAATCTCCGTATCAGGAAAATTAAGAGCGGGAATGGATTTGCTTCTTCCTCGTAGATCTAGTTCAAGTGACGAGACTTTAGGTGGGTTTCTTTCACGGAGATTAGGTAAACAAGTAGCTGAGAATATTGCAGAGCCATTATTATCTGGCATTTATGCAGGAAATCCAAATGAGTTGAGTTTAAAAGCTACTTTTCCACAATTTCAAGGTATTGAAAAAAAATACCGCAGTTTAATTTTGGGCATGGCTAATAGTAGAAAGCAGGTGGCTGCAAATGGAGCTTCAGCTGCTAAGCTGCCGAAAATTGCACAAAATACTATGTTTCTGACTTTTAAAAAAGGATTAAATACATTAGTAGATGCACTTATTGAAGAACTAAGTGATGTGAAAGTCTTAACAGAACAATCTGTTACCAAAATTACGAAACAATCAAATAAAACTGCAGAAAAAATAAATGAATATAAAATCACCTTGTCTAATGGGGAAATGATCGAATCAGATGTTGTTGTATTAGCAATTCCACCACATTTTTCAGCGGATCTTCTTACAGATTTAAAACAAGTTCAACAATTGAAAAAAATTAAATATGCATCAGTTGCCAATGTGATTATAGCCTTTGATAAAAAAGATATAAATCATGATTTGGACGGTTCAGGGTTCGTCATTCCTCGTAAGGAAGGTAGATTCATAACTGCTTGTACTTGGACTTCATCGAAATGGTTGCACACAGCTCCAAAGGGGAAGATATTAATACGATGTTATGTGGGTAGATCTGGTGAAGAAGCTTGGAAACAACTCAATGATGAACAGATTATAGAAAAAGTACAACAAGAGATCGAAGAATTAATGGGAATAAAAGCAACACCACTATTCCATAAAGTTACTCGTTTATATAACTCTATGCCTCAATATCCACTCGAGCATTTAAATATCATTAGCAATGCAAGAAAACAATGTGCAGAACATTATCCAGGTATCTTTTTAACTGGAGCGGGTTATGAAGGAGTTGGCATTCCAGACTGTATTGGCCAGGGAGAAAAGACAGCTGAAAAAGTATTACAATTTAAAGAATGA
- a CDS encoding phage tail tube protein → MALDATKVMNGTFGEVWHDGEWLTNIKSAEATVEINKEEIMRAGTRWVAHKVTGLTGSGTISGYRVTTELIEKISMIADDKNGVFITELILALKDPEAFGAYRVRLKGVQFDNIPLINYELGSIVEEELPFTFTGYELIDTISEQ, encoded by the coding sequence GTGGCATTAGATGCAACAAAAGTAATGAACGGAACATTTGGTGAGGTATGGCATGATGGAGAATGGTTAACAAACATTAAAAGTGCAGAAGCAACTGTAGAGATTAATAAAGAAGAAATTATGCGTGCAGGAACGCGTTGGGTAGCGCATAAGGTAACAGGATTAACGGGTTCTGGAACGATCTCAGGTTACCGAGTGACCACAGAATTAATCGAGAAGATTAGTATGATTGCTGATGATAAGAATGGTGTCTTTATTACAGAATTAATCCTAGCATTAAAAGACCCTGAAGCATTTGGAGCCTACCGTGTACGCTTAAAAGGCGTTCAATTTGATAACATTCCATTGATCAACTATGAATTAGGTTCCATTGTAGAAGAAGAACTACCATTTACCTTTACTGGATATGAACTCATCGATACGATCTCAGAACAATAA
- the hemB gene encoding porphobilinogen synthase has product MAFPTVRHRRLRNNQSIRNLVKENHVTVYDLIYPIFVTEGEGIKNEIPSMPGVYHFSLDQLEAEIEEISKLGLQSIILFGVPNEKDGVGTQAYNDQGIVQKATRLVKRLNPNLLVMADTCLCQFMDHGHCGIVKKSDDGKAAVIENDSSLELLVKTAVSQAKAGADVIAPSNMMDGFVTAIRSGLDESGFEHIPIMSYAVKYSSAFYGPFRDAAHSTPQFGDRKTYQMDPANATEGIREAESDVMEGADILMVKPGMAYMDIILSLKQNFDLPIAAYNVSAEYSMIKAAAEKGWIDEKAVAMELLVGFKRAGADMILTYFAKDAARWLRAESI; this is encoded by the coding sequence TTGGCATTTCCAACAGTAAGACATAGAAGATTAAGAAACAACCAATCCATACGTAATTTAGTTAAAGAAAATCATGTAACTGTTTATGATTTAATCTATCCTATTTTTGTAACTGAAGGTGAAGGAATCAAAAATGAAATTCCTTCAATGCCTGGTGTGTATCATTTTTCGTTAGATCAATTAGAAGCAGAAATAGAAGAAATCTCAAAATTAGGTTTACAATCAATTATTTTATTTGGTGTACCGAATGAAAAAGATGGTGTTGGAACACAGGCTTATAATGATCAGGGTATTGTTCAGAAAGCAACTCGTTTAGTCAAACGTTTGAATCCGAATTTATTAGTAATGGCAGATACATGTTTGTGTCAGTTTATGGATCATGGCCATTGTGGGATTGTTAAAAAATCTGATGATGGGAAGGCAGCAGTTATTGAAAATGATTCTTCTTTAGAATTACTTGTAAAAACTGCTGTATCACAAGCAAAAGCAGGTGCTGATGTTATAGCACCTTCTAATATGATGGATGGATTTGTAACTGCCATTCGTTCTGGATTAGATGAGTCAGGGTTTGAACATATTCCCATCATGTCCTATGCAGTAAAATATTCATCAGCATTTTATGGGCCATTCAGAGATGCTGCTCATTCCACACCACAGTTTGGGGACCGCAAAACATATCAGATGGATCCTGCGAATGCTACGGAAGGAATCCGAGAAGCAGAATCTGATGTAATGGAAGGTGCTGATATTTTGATGGTCAAACCAGGGATGGCATATATGGATATTATTCTTTCATTAAAGCAAAACTTTGACCTCCCGATTGCAGCATATAATGTTAGCGCGGAATATTCTATGATCAAAGCAGCAGCTGAAAAAGGATGGATAGATGAAAAGGCAGTTGCGATGGAGTTATTAGTAGGGTTTAAACGTGCTGGAGCAGATATGATTTTAACCTATTTTGCAAAAGATGCAGCAAGATGGTTGCGTGCTGAATCAATTTAA
- the hemH gene encoding ferrochelatase, giving the protein MTRQKIGVLVMSYGTPESMDQIEAYYTHIRRGRPPEPEQLQDLISRYEAIVGGFFPLRKNTDRQVEEIEKTLNKQKSEYEFVCYQGLKHAQPFIEDGVKKMVEDGITKAVGVVLAPHYSTMSVGSYIKRAKEKADELGLSINFIKSYHLYPKLIEVLSERVDSALQKFQGVDKYKVKVLFSAHSLPKKILEINDPYPEQLIETSKKIAETIGITNWDFAWQSAGQTAMPWLGPDILDVLNHIHSEENVQHVLICPIGFVSDHLEILYDIDIECQQMASKLGMHLERTESLNTDPRYMETIADVVMAKLDKD; this is encoded by the coding sequence ATGACGAGACAAAAAATTGGTGTATTGGTGATGTCTTATGGAACTCCAGAAAGTATGGATCAAATTGAAGCATATTACACCCATATTCGTAGGGGGAGACCGCCTGAACCTGAACAATTGCAGGATCTAATTAGTCGTTACGAGGCTATTGTCGGAGGATTTTTCCCATTACGTAAAAATACAGATCGACAAGTTGAAGAGATTGAAAAAACGTTAAATAAACAAAAATCAGAATACGAGTTTGTATGTTACCAAGGTTTGAAACATGCCCAACCTTTCATAGAAGATGGGGTAAAGAAAATGGTGGAAGATGGGATAACAAAGGCTGTCGGTGTTGTTTTAGCACCACATTATTCAACAATGAGTGTAGGTAGTTATATAAAACGTGCAAAGGAAAAAGCAGATGAACTTGGTTTAAGCATTAACTTTATTAAAAGTTATCATTTGTATCCTAAATTAATTGAAGTTTTATCTGAAAGAGTAGATTCAGCTTTACAAAAGTTTCAGGGTGTAGATAAGTATAAGGTAAAGGTTTTATTTAGTGCTCATAGTTTACCTAAGAAAATATTGGAAATAAATGATCCATATCCAGAACAATTGATTGAAACTTCTAAAAAAATTGCTGAAACAATAGGAATTACAAATTGGGATTTTGCATGGCAGAGTGCTGGTCAGACTGCGATGCCGTGGTTGGGACCTGATATATTAGACGTATTGAATCATATTCATAGTGAAGAAAATGTACAGCATGTCCTAATATGCCCTATTGGTTTTGTGTCAGATCATTTAGAAATTCTTTATGATATAGATATTGAGTGTCAACAGATGGCCAGTAAGTTAGGGATGCATTTAGAACGAACTGAGTCGTTAAACACAGATCCAAGATATATGGAAACTATAGCAGATGTAGTTATGGCAAAACTAGATAAGGATTGA
- the hemE gene encoding uroporphyrinogen decarboxylase, with protein MSVQDRFIKACLKQEIDTIPVWYMRQAGRYDPEYRKIKEKYSLLEICEQPELAAEVTMMPVKKLGVDAAILYSDIMNPVASIGIDFDIVKNIGPVIDNPIRSKEDVLKLKPIDVEKDLSHVIDTIKILDRELTKPLITFAGAPFTIASYIIEGRPSKNYIRTKELMYCEPKIWFMLMDKLGDMIITYLKAHFAAGAKAIQLFDSWVGALAPKDFETFVLPTIERIFKELEIYDQPKIYFPGVSSGELLPSLTKLKADVIGLDWRISIQEGRHRLNHKYAVQGNLDPLVLMAPMAVIQDYAKEIIDQGIREPGFIFNLGHGLFPEASIDKLGELTQFIHEYSHAAISRMQKGSGVR; from the coding sequence ATGAGTGTTCAAGATCGGTTTATTAAGGCATGTCTTAAACAAGAGATAGATACGATTCCTGTTTGGTATATGAGGCAGGCAGGAAGATATGATCCTGAATATAGAAAAATAAAAGAGAAGTATAGTTTATTGGAAATATGTGAGCAGCCTGAATTAGCAGCAGAAGTGACGATGATGCCTGTCAAAAAATTAGGTGTAGATGCAGCTATTCTTTATTCGGATATTATGAACCCAGTTGCATCAATTGGGATTGATTTTGATATAGTAAAAAATATCGGTCCAGTTATTGATAATCCAATTCGATCAAAAGAAGATGTATTAAAGTTAAAACCGATAGATGTTGAGAAGGATTTATCACATGTTATTGATACAATAAAAATATTAGATCGTGAATTAACAAAACCTTTAATTACTTTTGCAGGAGCACCTTTTACCATTGCAAGTTATATTATTGAAGGCAGACCGTCTAAAAATTACATTCGCACCAAAGAATTGATGTACTGTGAGCCTAAGATATGGTTTATGCTAATGGACAAACTTGGAGACATGATCATTACTTATTTAAAAGCTCACTTTGCTGCAGGTGCTAAAGCAATTCAGTTATTTGACAGCTGGGTAGGGGCTTTAGCTCCAAAAGATTTTGAAACATTTGTGCTGCCAACAATTGAACGTATCTTTAAAGAACTAGAAATATACGATCAACCAAAAATTTATTTTCCAGGGGTTAGCTCAGGTGAATTATTGCCATCCTTAACAAAACTAAAAGCAGATGTGATCGGTTTAGATTGGCGTATATCCATTCAAGAGGGGCGTCATAGATTAAATCACAAATATGCTGTTCAAGGTAATTTAGACCCACTAGTATTAATGGCACCGATGGCAGTTATTCAAGATTATGCAAAGGAAATTATAGATCAAGGGATTAGGGAGCCAGGTTTTATTTTTAATTTAGGTCATGGTCTATTCCCTGAGGCATCAATAGATAAGTTGGGGGAATTAACACAGTTTATACATGAATACTCTCATGCAGCAATTAGCAGAATGCAGAAGGGTAGTGGAGTAAGATGA
- a CDS encoding helix-turn-helix domain-containing protein, translating to MTQEEIRRALRDFHWMENEIQRLYKEMQDLSPSAGVSQYGIEASMQRSKHTVLDKVGNHVVRNDRYGRMIRKLEKKVGLINKSMESITDDRMKTVLLCLLDGMSIVSIAKHLRISERHIYHLRDDIVTHIYNQIHGEGDDPSIKNLINTG from the coding sequence ATGACACAGGAAGAAATTAGAAGAGCTTTAAGAGATTTTCATTGGATGGAGAATGAAATTCAACGATTATATAAAGAGATGCAAGACTTATCACCCTCAGCTGGTGTTTCACAATATGGAATTGAGGCGAGTATGCAAAGATCAAAACATACCGTATTAGATAAAGTAGGAAACCATGTCGTGCGAAATGATAGATATGGTAGAATGATTCGTAAATTAGAGAAGAAAGTAGGATTGATTAATAAAAGTATGGAAAGCATCACGGATGATCGAATGAAAACCGTTCTTTTATGTTTATTAGACGGCATGTCGATTGTATCTATTGCCAAGCATTTAAGGATTAGTGAAAGACATATTTACCATCTTCGGGATGATATTGTGACACATATTTATAACCAAATTCATGGGGAAGGGGATGATCCTTCAATAAAAAACTTGATAAATACAGGTTGA